In a single window of the Cucumis melo cultivar AY chromosome 11, USDA_Cmelo_AY_1.0, whole genome shotgun sequence genome:
- the LOC103490586 gene encoding histone H2A gives METGGKAKKGAGGRRGGEKKKAVSRSVKAGLQFPVGRIARYLKKGRYAQRVGTGAPVYLAAVMEYLAAEVLELAGNAARDNKKNRIIPRHVLLAIRNDEELGKLLAGVTIASGGVLPNINPVLLPKKTDKGTKEPKSPSKAGKSPSKAA, from the exons ATGGAAACTGGCGGCAAGGCAAAGAAAGGCgcaggaggaagaagaggaggCGAGAAGAAGAAGGCAGTTTCTCGCTCCGTCAAAGCCGGTCTACAGTTCCCCGTCGGCCGTATAGCTCGTTATCTGAAGAAAGGAAGATACGCTCAGCGTGTCGGTACCGGCGCTCCCGTCTACTTAGCCGCAGTAATGGAATATTTAGCCGCTGAG GTTCTCGAGTTGGCTGGAAATGCGGCTAGAGACAACAAGAAGAACAGGATCATTCCAAGACACGTTCTATTGGCGATTAGGAACGACGAGGAACTTGGAAAGTTGCTTGCCGGCGTAACTATTGCTAGCGGTGGTGTTCTTCCGAATATCAATCCGGTTTTGTTGCCGAAGAAGACAGATAAGGGTACGAAAGAACCGAAATCGCCATCAAAGGCCGGAAAATCTCCATCGAAGGCGGCTTAA
- the LOC103490591 gene encoding histone H4, with product MSGRGKGGKGLGKGGAKRHRKVLRDNIQGITKPAIRRLARRGGVKRISGLIYEETRGVLKIFLENVIRDAVTYTEHARRKTVTAMDVVYALKRQGRTLYGFGG from the coding sequence ATGTCTGGGCGTGGTAAGGGCGGCAAGGGATTGGGAAAGGGAGGAGCAAAGCGTCACAGGAAGGTTTTAAGAGATAACATTCAGGGCATTACCAAGCCTGCCATTCGCCGTTTGGCTCGTAGAGGTGGTGTGAAACGTATCAGTGGATTGATCTATGAAGAGACCAGAGGGGTTTTGAAGATTTTCCTTGAGAATGTGATTCGTGATGCTGTTACCTATACTGAGCATGCAAGGAGGAAGACGGTGACTGCTATGGATGTGGTTTATGCTTTGAAAAGGCAAGGAAGGACTTTGTATGGTTTTGGAggttag
- the LOC103490587 gene encoding uncharacterized protein LOC103490587, with product MREREESSLLRSSYGWLNVHPFPPSLSLHSNKTPNSRFIILITNIIPLFLPSSPMPISFLHRFSLDPPHCRTAAKWTALLTLTAAVASFAPEFIFANATSLHSSFSRSCRRDGYIRIPLDLPGDVLCLPANMVNRSSLDFFVPTVFAALGVGVSACFVRSLGLWEEF from the coding sequence atgagagagagagaagaatcTTCCCTTCTTCGTTCTTCATACGGTTGGTTAAACGTGCACCCATTccccccctctctctctctacatTCAAATAAAACCCCCAATTCTCGATTCATCATCCTCATCACAAACATAATTCccctttttcttccttcttctccaATGCCCATTTCTTTCCTCCACCGCTTCTCTCTCGATCCCCCGCACTGCCGCACCGCCGCTAAATGGACTGCCCTATTAACGCTAACCGCCGCCGTGGCCTCCTTCGCTCCGGAGTTCATTTTCGCTAATGCAACGTCGCTCCATTCCTCCTTCTCCAGATCCTGTCGGCGTGATGGCTACATCAGGATCCCACTCGACCTTCCCGGCGATGTTCTGTGCTTGCCGGCGAACATGGTGAATCGATCCAGTTTGGATTTCTTCGTACCTACGGTTTTTGCGGCTCTCGGAGTTGGCGTTTCGGCTTGTTTCGTTAGATCCTTGGGATTGTGGGAAGAATTTTGA
- the LOC103490590 gene encoding histone H4 → MSGRGKGGKGLGKGGAKRHRKVLRDNIQGITKPAIRRLARRGGVKRISGLIYEETRGVLKIFLENVIRDAVTYTEHARRKTVTAMDVVYALKRQGRTLYGFGG, encoded by the coding sequence ATGTCTGGCCGCGGAAAGGGAGGTAAGGGATTGGGAAAGGGAGGAGCAAAGCGTCACCGTAAGGTTTTGAGAGACAATATTCAGGGCATTACAAAGCCTGCAATCCGCCGTTTGGCTCGTAGAGGTGGTGTGAAGCGTATCAGTGGATTGATCTATGAAGAAACCAGAGGGGTTTTGAAGATCTTTCTTGAGAATGTGATTCGTGATGCTGTTACTTACACCGAGCATGCAAGGAGGAAGACCGTGACGGCCATGGATGTGGTTTATGCCTTGAAAAGGCAGGGGAGGACTCTGTATGGCTTTGGAGGTTAA
- the LOC103490589 gene encoding THO complex subunit 4A-like isoform X1: MAAPLDMSLDDIIKNNKKSRSGNSRGRGRGSGPGPVRRFPNRAANRTPYSAPKAPETTWQHDMFADPSSGFIGQGGRASAIQTGTKLYISNLDYGVSNEDIKELFSEVGDMKRHGIHYDKSGRSKGTAEVVFSRRLDAVAAVKKYNNVQLDGKPMKIEIVGTNISTPAVGPTAAVNPFENSNGAPRRQQGRGGPPSRQRGRGFGRGRGRGRGPSEKVSAEDLDADLEKYHAESMQIN, translated from the exons ATGGCCGCTCCTTTGGACATGAGTCTTGACGATATCATAAAGAACAACAAGAAATCCAGATCCGGAAATTCGAGAGGACGCGGAAGAGGTTCTGGACCTGGTCCCGTCCGTCGATTTCCCAATCGCGCCGCTAACCGCACACCTTATTCCGCTCCCAAG GCGCCGGAGACGACGTGGCAACATGATATGTTCGCCGATCCGAGTTCTGGATTCATTGGGCAAGGTGGGCGAGCTTCTGCTATTCAGACTGGGACTAAGCTTTATATATCTAATTTAGATTACGGTGTTTCTAACGAAGATATTAAG GAGCTTTTTTCTGAAGTCGGTGATATGAAACGTCACGGAATCCATTATGACAAAAGTGGGAGATCCAAG GGAACAGCGGAAGTAGTTTTCTCACGACGACTAGATGCTGTTGCGGCTGTCAAGAAGTACAACAACGTTCAGCTTGATGGAAAACCAATGAAGATAGAGATCGTTGGAACTAATATTTCCACGCCTGCTGTTGGTCCTACCGCTGCCGTGAACCCTTTCGAAAATTCAAATGGGGCTCCGAGAAG GCAGCAAGGTAGGGGTGGTCCGCCATCACGCCAACGTGGTCGTGGTTTTGGAAGGGGGCGTGGGCGGGGAAGAGGCCCAAGTGAAAAGGTTTCTGCTGAAGATCTTGATGCCGACTTGGAAAAGTATCATGCTGAGTCTATGCAGATAAATTAG
- the LOC103490592 gene encoding histone H4, which produces MSGRGKGGKGLGKGGAKRHRKVLRDNIQGITKPAIRRLARRGGVKRISGLIYEETRGVLKIFLENVIRDAVTYTEHARRKTVTAMDVVYALKRQGRTLYGFGG; this is translated from the coding sequence ATGTCTGGCCGTGGAAAGGGAGGAAAGGGGTTGGGGAAGGGAGGAGCAAAGCGTCACCGGAAGGTTTTGAGAGACAACATTCAGGGCATTACCAAGCCCGCCATTCGCCGTTTGGCTCGTAGAGGTGGTGTGAAGCGTATCAGTGGATTGATCTATGAGGAAACCAGAGGGGTTTTGAAGATTTTCCTCGAAAATGTGATTCGTGATGCTGTTACTTACACCGAGCATGCAAGGAGGAAGACGGTGACTGCTATGGATGTTGTTTATGCCTTGAAAAGGCAGGGAAGGACTTTGTATGGTTTTGGAGGTTAG
- the LOC103490588 gene encoding histone H2B, whose protein sequence is MAPKADKKPAEKKPASDKPAEEKKTVAEKAPAEKKPKAGKKLPKEGGAAAGDKKKKRMKKSVETYKIYIFKVLKQVHPDIGISSKAMGIMNSFINDIFEKLAQESSKLARYNKKPTITSREIQTAVRLVLPGELAKHAVSEGTKAVTKFTSS, encoded by the coding sequence ATGGCACCGAAGGCAGATAAGAAGCCCGCCGAGAAGAAGCCGGCCTCCGACAAGCCGGCCGAGGAGAAGAAAACCGTTGCAGAGAAAGCCCCAGCGGAGAAGAAGCCCAAGGCCGGTAAGAAGCTTCCAAAGGAAGGCGGCGCTGCTGCCGgagacaagaagaagaagaggatgaaGAAGAGTGTAGAGACGTACAAGATCTACATCTTCAAGGTGCTGAAGCAAGTTCATCCAGACATCGGAATTTCCAGCAAGGCCATGGGAATCATGAATAGTTTCATCAACGATATCTTTGAGAAACTCGCCCAAGAGTCATCTAAATTGGCTCGCTACAACAAGAAGCCCACCATCACTTCACGGGAGATCCAAACGGCCGTCAGGCTTGTTCTTCCCGGTGAGTTGGCCAAGCACGCTGTATCTGAAGGCACAAAGGCGGTGACTAAGTTCACAAGTTCTTAA
- the LOC103490589 gene encoding THO complex subunit 4A-like isoform X2: protein MAAPLDMSLDDIIKNNKKSRSGNSRGRGRGSGPGPVRRFPNRAANRTPYSAPKAPETTWQHDMFADPSSGFIGQGGRASAIQTGTKLYISNLDYGVSNEDIKELFSEVGDMKRHGIHYDKSGRSKGTAEVVFSRRLDAVAAVKKYNNVQLDGKPMKIEIVGTNISTPAVGPTAAVNPFENSNGAPRSDTIL, encoded by the exons ATGGCCGCTCCTTTGGACATGAGTCTTGACGATATCATAAAGAACAACAAGAAATCCAGATCCGGAAATTCGAGAGGACGCGGAAGAGGTTCTGGACCTGGTCCCGTCCGTCGATTTCCCAATCGCGCCGCTAACCGCACACCTTATTCCGCTCCCAAG GCGCCGGAGACGACGTGGCAACATGATATGTTCGCCGATCCGAGTTCTGGATTCATTGGGCAAGGTGGGCGAGCTTCTGCTATTCAGACTGGGACTAAGCTTTATATATCTAATTTAGATTACGGTGTTTCTAACGAAGATATTAAG GAGCTTTTTTCTGAAGTCGGTGATATGAAACGTCACGGAATCCATTATGACAAAAGTGGGAGATCCAAG GGAACAGCGGAAGTAGTTTTCTCACGACGACTAGATGCTGTTGCGGCTGTCAAGAAGTACAACAACGTTCAGCTTGATGGAAAACCAATGAAGATAGAGATCGTTGGAACTAATATTTCCACGCCTGCTGTTGGTCCTACCGCTGCCGTGAACCCTTTCGAAAATTCAAATGGGGCTCCGAGAAG CGATACCATCCTCTGA